From Palaemon carinicauda isolate YSFRI2023 chromosome 29, ASM3689809v2, whole genome shotgun sequence, one genomic window encodes:
- the LOC137622565 gene encoding uncharacterized protein translates to MPSLEFQAITLGAEVLIDTYKELTGPSCVEAINIKELYLFSDSLVSLSWINSYCYKLDKMHKHSTFIRNRLEHLITLCEMHPIRFQFVSGIENPADLVTRVASYKTTVKSNFLSGPVFLKESANFYSSRSDIMNFIVPNPRAKSGDVVSENYNQINFGSTEEECAEHLASTVGCSASFKSGQIITGAAGKGEPEHLVTVNKFSSLSRLVSVYRYVFKFIESLKCKLYSRYPERYGNLRVLDENLYAKAMNYIIRIEQHIYFPEIFRYFDSGSTFVKDIPNIVNQLNVYPDNEGILRVKSKFSRWKNDKNYRFPVLLPKDSYITKLIVLDLHEKMYHSGCYKVLSELRRQFWIPHCFSVVKRILQECILCRKLKQRAIKLNQSPYRLFRQEPPSVPFRTIFIDHIGPYFVLYNGKKVKVWILCITCLWSRAINLKVCLDMTSGEFIRALQLHSFEYGVPELCLSDLGSSLVAGANIITDFLNDPETQNFFEEQGVRPLKFEQYFKGHHPLGGLVEVCVKMVRQLLHCSIKKNVLQYRDFEFVVSQTIHLVNRRPIAFSEGLRDTSDDVIPDPITPEKLIHGLDLISLNLIPAMQPLPTSNDPDWSLNTDPIDTIRTSYEKLKKVRTHLIETYNAEFLNNLMTQAVNDKSRYKPVTHKKLQVGDIVLIKEENCKPTNFPLAVVKDVKTNVLDEVTDAVLLKGKNREMVRRHVTSLIPILTRKEMSQSNIKTLTDHISVNTTDPTAKL, encoded by the coding sequence ATGCCTTCCCTTGAGTTTCAGGCCATTACTTTGGGTGCAGAAGTGTTAATAGATACCTATAAGGAATTAACTGGGCCCTCATGTGTTGAAGCAATCAACATCAAAGAACTCTATTTGTTTTCTGATAGCTTGGTATCCTTATCCTGGATTAATTCCTATTGTTATAAATTAGATAAGATGCATAAACACAGCACCTTTATCCGTAATAGGTTAGAACATTTAATTACCTTGTGTGAGATGCATCCTATAAGATTTCaatttgtttcaggtattgaaaatCCAGCTGACCTTGTCACTCGTGTAGCTTCATATAAAACTACCGTTAAGTCTAATTTCCTCTCTGGGCCAGTGTTTTTGAAAGAATCTGCTAACTTCTATTCAAGTCGCAGTGATATAATGAATTTCATTGTACCAAACCCCAGGGCAAAATCAGGGGATGTTGTTTCGGAGAATTACAATCAAATTAATTTCGGCTCCACCGAAGAGGAATGTGCAGAACATTTAGCATCAACAGTTGGGTGTTCTGCGTCTTTCAAATCCGGCCAAATTATTACTGGTGCAGCCGGTAAGGGAGAACCAGAGCACTTGGTGACTGTAAACAAATTTTCCAGTTTGTCTAGGCTTGTATCTGTTTATAGGTACGTGTTTAAGTTTATTGAGAGCCTAAAATGCAAACTTTACTCCAGGTATCCTGAGAGGTATGGAAACCTGAGAGTTCTtgacgaaaacttgtatgccaaggcaatgaattacataattagaatAGAACAGCACATTTATTTTCCCGAGATATTCAGGTATTTTGACAGTGGTTCTACGTTCGTTAAAGATATCCCAAACATTGTTAACCAACTCAATGTATATCCTGATAATGAGGGAATTCTAAGAGTGAaaagcaaattctcaagatggaaaaatgataagaattacagatttcctgttttgcttcctaaggatagctacatcacaaaattaattgttttagatttgcatgagaaaatgtatcactcaggctgttacaaggttttgtctgaattaagaagacaattttggattccacactgtttctctgttgtgaaacgcatcctgcaagaatgcatactttgtagaaaactgaagcagagagctattaaactaaatcaatctccctacaggttattcagacaagaaccacctagtgttccctttcgtacaatattcatagatcacataggcccttactttgtactttacaatggcaaaaaggtgaaagtctggattctttgcatAACTTGCCTCTGGTCTAgggctattaatttaaaagtttgtcttgacatgacctcaggtgagttcattagagctttacagcttcattcatttgaatatggagtgcctgaattatgtttatctgatcttggttcatccttagttgcaggagctaacataattactgactttctgaatgatccagaaacccagaatttttttgaagaacaaggagtacggccattaaaatttgagcaatattttaaaggccatcatcctcttgggggattagtggaagtatgtgtgaagatggtccgtcagttgcttcattgctcaatcaagaaaaatgttcttcaatacagagattttgagtttgtggtttcacaaactattcacctggttaatcgaaggcctattgctttctcggaaggtctaagagataccagtgatgacgtaattccagaccctattaccccagagaagttaatacatggcttggacttaatatctttgaatcttattccagccatgcagccgcttcccactagcaatgatcctgattggtctttaaacactgaccctattgataccataagaacaagttatgagaaactgaagaaagtgcgcacacatttgatagaaacctacaatgcagaatttttgaataatttgatgactcaggctgtcaatgataaaagtagatataagccggttacccacaaaaaattacaggtaggggacattgtactgataaaagaggagaattgcaaACCTACCAATTTCCCATTGGCAGTTGTTAAAGACGTTAAAACTAACGTACTTGATGAAGTAACTGACGCTGTTCTGCTTAAAGGTAAAAACAGGGAGATGGTTCGACGACACGTCACATCTTTAATCCCTATATTAACGCGCAAGGAAATGtcacaatcaaatattaaaacattgacAGATCATATTTCTGTTAATACTACCGATCCCACGGCAAAACTG